A genomic segment from Nocardiopsis sp. Huas11 encodes:
- a CDS encoding MerR family transcriptional regulator codes for MGHTVGEVARMSGQTVRTLHHYDQIGLLVPAGRTASGYRRYSDDDVERLRQILTYRELGFGLDGIAEILDDPGADTRAHLVRQHELVTERIERLRAIARGLEQLMEADTMELDLTAAERLELFGDFDVDAHAEEARRRWGGGEAFAQSQRRVGSYTKADWERHNAEAAEIYRDLARILAEGAPADGEAAMGLAERHREHITRWFYDCTTDIHRGLGELYVADERFTATIDAHGEGLSAYLRDAFAANADHQEARRASEDR; via the coding sequence TTGGGACACACCGTCGGCGAGGTCGCGCGGATGAGCGGGCAGACCGTGCGCACACTGCACCACTACGACCAGATCGGGCTGCTCGTACCCGCCGGGCGCACCGCGTCGGGATACCGCCGCTACAGCGACGACGACGTGGAACGGCTCCGGCAGATCCTCACCTACCGCGAACTCGGCTTCGGCCTGGACGGCATCGCCGAGATCCTCGACGACCCCGGGGCCGACACCCGCGCCCACCTGGTCCGCCAGCACGAGCTGGTGACCGAACGCATCGAACGGCTGCGCGCGATCGCACGCGGCCTCGAACAACTGATGGAGGCCGACACCATGGAACTGGACCTGACAGCCGCCGAACGGCTCGAACTCTTCGGCGACTTCGACGTGGACGCCCACGCCGAGGAGGCCCGCCGGCGCTGGGGCGGCGGCGAGGCCTTCGCCCAGTCCCAGCGCCGCGTGGGCTCCTACACCAAGGCCGACTGGGAAAGGCACAACGCCGAGGCCGCCGAGATCTACCGCGATCTGGCCCGGATCCTGGCCGAGGGGGCGCCCGCCGACGGCGAGGCCGCCATGGGCCTGGCCGAGCGGCACCGCGAGCACATCACCCGCTGGTTCTACGACTGCACCACCGACATCCACCGCGGCCTCGGGGAGCTCTACGTGGCCGACGAACGGTTCACCGCCACCATCGACGCTCACGGCGAAGGCCTGAGCGCCTACCTGCGCGACGCCTTCGCCGCCAACGCCGACCACCAGGAGGCGCGAAGGGCGAGCGAGGACCGCTGA
- a CDS encoding NUDIX domain-containing protein, with translation MRWTVHAETSLYTDPWIDLRVAEVELPGGRRIAHRLLRRPPGAGAVVCDDRDRVLLLWRHRFVPDTWGYEIPMGGITPGESAVEAAARETEEETGWRPGPLRPLLYTQPSSGLTDSEHHVFLADSAEHVGAPTDHWESERITWLPLARVPDLVRERTLVSGTSMNALLYLYATRPRP, from the coding sequence GTGCGCTGGACCGTCCACGCGGAGACCTCGCTCTACACCGACCCCTGGATCGACCTGCGGGTCGCCGAGGTCGAACTGCCCGGTGGGCGGCGCATCGCCCACCGCCTGCTGCGCCGCCCGCCCGGAGCGGGGGCCGTGGTGTGCGACGACCGGGACCGGGTGCTGCTGCTGTGGCGGCACCGGTTCGTCCCCGACACCTGGGGCTATGAGATCCCCATGGGCGGGATCACGCCGGGGGAGAGCGCGGTGGAGGCCGCCGCCCGCGAGACCGAGGAGGAGACCGGCTGGCGGCCGGGCCCGCTGCGCCCGCTCCTGTACACCCAGCCCTCCAGCGGCCTCACCGACAGCGAGCACCACGTCTTCCTCGCCGACTCCGCCGAACACGTGGGCGCCCCCACCGACCACTGGGAGTCCGAGCGGATCACCTGGCTGCCGCTGGCACGGGTCCCGGACCTGGTCAGGGAGCGCACGCTGGTCAGCGGCACCTCGATGAACGCGCTGCTGTACCTGTACGCCACGCGGCCGCGCCCCTGA
- a CDS encoding thioesterase family protein: MSLDPSAAEFEYDRDTRVDKRDDGEFTAALTDGWTTFTTHPNGGYVLGTALNALGQTLSQPDPLVASAFFLRPAAPGPADIRTRTIREGRRTATGETVLEQGGKEIVRVTATYGDLSPDPGARVLNLEGPPRMPAPEDCPLLPEFDRPEGVSIAHRVEYRFPERPRWLDGHKDGRPHHEFWMRFADGRQADTGSLAAMVDFAIPAVLEIGEFSTITVELTVHVRARPAPGWLACRVYTKHVSGGLHEEDMEIWDSQGTLVAQARQLAMLL, from the coding sequence ATGAGCCTTGACCCATCCGCCGCCGAGTTCGAGTACGACCGGGACACCCGCGTCGACAAGCGCGACGACGGCGAGTTCACAGCCGCACTCACCGACGGCTGGACCACCTTCACCACCCACCCCAACGGCGGCTACGTGCTGGGCACCGCGCTCAACGCCCTGGGCCAGACCCTGAGCCAGCCCGACCCCCTGGTCGCCTCCGCTTTCTTCCTGCGCCCGGCCGCCCCCGGGCCCGCCGACATCCGCACCCGGACGATCCGCGAGGGCCGGCGCACGGCCACTGGCGAGACCGTCCTGGAGCAGGGCGGCAAGGAGATCGTGCGCGTCACCGCCACCTACGGCGACCTCTCGCCCGATCCCGGCGCCCGGGTGTTGAACCTGGAGGGGCCGCCGCGGATGCCCGCGCCCGAGGACTGCCCCCTCCTGCCCGAGTTCGACCGCCCCGAGGGCGTGAGCATCGCGCACCGGGTGGAGTACCGCTTCCCCGAGCGGCCCCGGTGGCTGGACGGCCACAAGGACGGCCGGCCCCACCACGAGTTCTGGATGCGGTTCGCCGACGGCCGCCAGGCCGACACCGGTTCCCTGGCGGCCATGGTGGACTTCGCCATTCCCGCCGTCCTGGAGATCGGCGAGTTCAGCACGATCACGGTCGAGCTGACCGTGCACGTGCGCGCCCGGCCCGCTCCCGGGTGGCTGGCCTGCCGGGTCTACACCAAGCACGTCTCCGGCGGCCTGCACGAGGAGGACATGGAGATCTGGGACTCCCAGGGCACGCTGGTGGCCCAGGCGCGCCAGCTCGCGATGCTGCTGTGA
- a CDS encoding NAD(P)H-binding protein, with amino-acid sequence MSEQPILVLGSTGTTGRRVAELLGSQGHPVRAAARRGRVPFDWSDPSTWEGALDGAGAVYLMAPDGVPVDPAFVALAVDQGVRRLVLLSSLAIEEMGDERLLAAEATVRGSGADWTVLRCDWFDQNFDEGFFRESVRAGRITLPVGGVRQAFVDAGDIAAVAAAALTGGGHAGRVYEVTGPRALTFEEAARMIGDAAGYPVLFQGDPEEFVREQVAAGLPEEEARGAVEAFAALRVKGDAEPGQDVLRVTGRAPRDFADYARDAAPAWRDY; translated from the coding sequence ATGAGCGAACAACCGATTCTCGTGCTGGGCTCCACCGGAACCACCGGGCGACGGGTGGCCGAGCTCCTGGGCTCGCAGGGCCATCCCGTGCGGGCGGCCGCACGGCGCGGCCGGGTGCCGTTCGACTGGTCCGATCCGTCCACGTGGGAGGGCGCGCTCGACGGGGCGGGCGCGGTGTACCTGATGGCGCCGGACGGGGTGCCGGTGGACCCGGCGTTCGTGGCACTGGCCGTGGACCAGGGTGTGCGGCGCCTGGTGCTGCTGTCGAGCCTGGCGATCGAGGAGATGGGCGACGAGCGCCTCCTGGCGGCCGAGGCCACGGTGCGCGGGAGCGGCGCGGACTGGACCGTGCTGCGCTGCGACTGGTTCGACCAGAACTTCGACGAGGGCTTCTTCCGTGAGTCCGTGCGCGCCGGTCGGATCACCCTGCCGGTGGGCGGGGTGCGCCAGGCGTTCGTGGACGCGGGCGACATCGCGGCGGTGGCGGCCGCGGCGCTGACCGGCGGCGGGCACGCGGGGCGCGTGTACGAGGTGACGGGGCCGCGGGCGCTGACCTTCGAGGAGGCCGCCCGGATGATCGGCGACGCGGCCGGGTACCCGGTGCTCTTCCAGGGCGACCCGGAGGAGTTCGTCCGCGAGCAGGTCGCCGCGGGCCTGCCCGAGGAGGAGGCGCGGGGCGCCGTGGAGGCGTTCGCGGCGCTGCGGGTCAAGGGTGACGCCGAACCCGGCCAGGACGTGCTGCGCGTGACCGGGCGCGCGCCCAGGGACTTCGCCGACTACGCCCGGGACGCCGCCCCGGCCTGGCGCGACTACTAG
- a CDS encoding nucleoside hydrolase yields the protein MAPAPIVLDSDPGLDDAVALQYLLGTGLWDLKAYTAVGGNAPVEQAFRNARGLARAFGIDGDVPVHRGGGRTVGRVVSDSDFHGPTGLGEEVLPDSTAPEQSESAASALIRLSHRYEGELTVVATGPLTNVATALLQDPGLAHRVRRLVFMGGAAQVPGNCTPLAEFNVWADPDAADLVVSSGIPYTMVGLDATHGWRFTHEDLVRLDAAGPGQEMTARFMRTYLRAYKTNHGDGSCPLHDPLAVGVAADESFVATETGTVIVQCDGDLGRGQTVYLPQDKAEGYAYPPHVLARTQHTGRVALATGPRDFSAHFTETLLRRPSV from the coding sequence GTGGCACCCGCACCGATCGTCCTCGACAGCGACCCCGGCCTGGATGACGCCGTCGCGCTGCAGTACCTGCTCGGTACCGGGCTGTGGGACCTGAAGGCCTACACCGCCGTGGGCGGCAACGCCCCGGTCGAGCAGGCCTTCCGCAACGCCCGCGGTCTGGCCAGGGCCTTCGGCATCGACGGTGACGTACCGGTCCACCGCGGCGGCGGCCGCACCGTCGGCCGGGTCGTGAGCGACTCCGACTTCCACGGGCCGACCGGCCTGGGCGAGGAGGTGCTCCCCGACTCCACGGCGCCCGAGCAGAGCGAGTCGGCGGCCTCGGCCCTCATCCGGCTCTCCCACCGGTACGAGGGCGAGCTGACCGTCGTCGCCACCGGGCCGCTCACCAACGTGGCCACCGCGCTCCTGCAGGATCCGGGCCTGGCCCACCGGGTGCGCCGGCTGGTCTTCATGGGCGGGGCCGCCCAGGTGCCGGGCAACTGCACCCCGCTCGCCGAGTTCAACGTCTGGGCCGACCCGGACGCGGCCGACCTCGTGGTCTCCAGCGGCATCCCCTACACGATGGTCGGGCTGGACGCCACCCACGGATGGCGCTTCACCCACGAGGACCTGGTCCGTCTGGACGCCGCGGGCCCGGGGCAGGAGATGACCGCCCGGTTCATGCGCACCTACCTGCGGGCCTACAAGACCAACCACGGGGACGGCTCCTGCCCGCTGCACGACCCGCTGGCGGTCGGCGTCGCGGCCGACGAGTCCTTCGTCGCCACCGAGACCGGCACGGTCATCGTCCAGTGCGACGGCGACCTGGGCCGGGGACAGACCGTGTACCTGCCCCAGGACAAGGCCGAGGGCTACGCCTACCCGCCGCACGTCCTCGCTCGTACCCAGCACACCGGCCGGGTGGCACTGGCCACCGGTCCGCGCGACTTCAGCGCCCACTTCACCGAGACCCTGCTGCGGCGCCCCAGCGTCTGA
- a CDS encoding NupC/NupG family nucleoside CNT transporter, with product MDILWGLGGMAVLIGIAVAVSTNRRAIKLRTVGGALAIQLGMGVLVLYWEPGQRLLGWASQAVGTVIASSDEGIAFLFGDLVQGEGMVFALQVLPVVIFMASLVAVLFHLGIMQRVVNVIGGSLQWVLGTTRAESMNAAANMFVGQTEAPLFIRPYLARMTRSELFAVMVGGVSTVAGTVLLGYALLGARLDYLIAASFMAAPAGLLMAKIIIPETDEPVMGAVSVSAADAVGTPAPAAGAANAGGVRAGDGGTGDTVGSVGVPAGGTGEAQDTEADAEEDRPRNVIDAAARGAADGLRLAATIGGMLLAFISLIALLNLLLGSVGGLFGAPDLTFQQVIGYVFAPVMALIGVPWDEAVAAGGFLGQKLVLNEFVAFVDFGPQAGDFSPKTAAITTFALTGFANFSSLAILLGGLGSLVPGRRGEIAELGLRAILAGTLANLMSAAIAGMLIG from the coding sequence ATGGACATTCTGTGGGGACTGGGCGGTATGGCCGTCCTGATCGGCATCGCGGTCGCGGTGTCGACGAACCGGCGCGCGATCAAGCTGCGCACCGTCGGCGGCGCACTGGCGATCCAGCTGGGCATGGGCGTGCTGGTGCTCTACTGGGAGCCGGGCCAGCGTCTGCTCGGATGGGCCTCGCAGGCGGTCGGCACCGTCATCGCCTCCTCGGACGAGGGCATCGCCTTCCTCTTCGGGGACCTGGTCCAGGGTGAGGGGATGGTCTTCGCGCTCCAGGTGCTGCCGGTGGTCATCTTCATGGCGTCCCTGGTCGCCGTGCTCTTCCACCTGGGCATCATGCAGCGGGTGGTGAACGTCATCGGCGGCTCGCTGCAGTGGGTGCTCGGCACGACCCGGGCCGAGTCGATGAACGCGGCGGCGAACATGTTCGTCGGGCAGACCGAGGCACCGCTGTTCATCCGGCCCTACCTGGCGCGGATGACCCGGTCGGAGCTGTTCGCGGTGATGGTCGGCGGGGTCTCCACCGTGGCCGGGACCGTGCTCCTGGGCTACGCGCTGCTGGGCGCGCGGCTGGACTACCTGATCGCCGCGAGCTTCATGGCCGCCCCCGCGGGGCTGCTGATGGCCAAGATCATCATCCCCGAGACCGACGAGCCCGTGATGGGCGCCGTCTCGGTGTCCGCGGCGGACGCCGTGGGCACACCCGCCCCGGCGGCCGGGGCCGCGAACGCCGGCGGTGTCCGGGCCGGGGACGGCGGCACCGGCGACACGGTCGGCAGCGTCGGCGTGCCCGCCGGTGGCACCGGCGAGGCGCAGGACACGGAGGCCGACGCCGAGGAGGACCGGCCGCGCAACGTCATCGACGCCGCCGCGCGGGGCGCGGCCGACGGTCTGCGGCTGGCGGCCACCATCGGCGGCATGCTGCTGGCGTTCATCTCGCTGATCGCCCTGCTCAACCTGCTGCTGGGTTCGGTCGGCGGGCTCTTCGGCGCCCCGGACCTGACGTTCCAGCAGGTGATCGGCTACGTCTTCGCGCCGGTGATGGCCCTGATCGGCGTGCCGTGGGACGAGGCGGTCGCCGCGGGCGGTTTCCTGGGCCAGAAGCTGGTGCTGAACGAGTTCGTGGCCTTCGTCGACTTCGGCCCGCAGGCCGGGGACTTCAGCCCCAAGACCGCGGCGATCACGACGTTCGCCCTGACCGGCTTCGCCAACTTCTCCTCCCTGGCGATCCTGCTGGGCGGGCTCGGCAGCCTGGTCCCGGGTCGCCGGGGGGAGATCGCCGAGCTGGGCCTGCGGGCGATCCTGGCCGGGACCCTGGCCAACCTCATGAGCGCCGCGATCGCCGGCATGCTCATCGGCTGA